Proteins from a single region of Rhizobiales bacterium GAS188:
- a CDS encoding carbohydrate ABC transporter ATP-binding protein, CUT1 family, whose product MQPSRPCALRLLKVTKIYGRVRALRDLSLDVEAGRFFALFGPSSVGKTTTLRVIAGLVPVDSGRLEIDGADMTRAPIAGRGVSMVFQSFALYPHLTVAENFAYPLREARLAKSEIVERVRETATMLRLVHRLDRKPNTLSGGEQQRVALGRSLIRRPRILLLDEPLTNLDAKLRHEMRAELKRLHRQFGMTIVYATPDELEALSMGDEIAVMRDGTIVQRGTADELYDSPADLYVASKIGSPSINVIEARVGAGSESLETPLGTIGFGRPRASMSAGERALMGIRPSDLRASAPGENGVASRVHLLEPLGDVTVVSLESGNQILRLVLPEQQAASLRLGDPFAVAIDPAKIHVFRAQDGTAMG is encoded by the coding sequence ATGCAGCCGAGCCGTCCATGCGCCTTGCGCCTGCTGAAGGTCACGAAGATCTACGGGCGGGTCAGGGCCCTGCGCGATCTGTCCCTCGACGTGGAAGCCGGCCGTTTCTTCGCTCTGTTCGGTCCAAGTTCGGTCGGCAAGACGACGACGCTGCGCGTCATCGCAGGCCTCGTGCCTGTCGATAGTGGGCGCCTCGAGATTGACGGTGCGGACATGACGCGCGCGCCGATCGCGGGGCGTGGCGTGTCGATGGTCTTTCAGTCATTTGCGCTCTATCCGCATCTGACGGTAGCGGAGAATTTCGCCTATCCGTTGCGTGAGGCGCGCCTTGCGAAATCGGAGATCGTGGAGCGCGTGCGCGAGACCGCCACCATGCTGCGGCTGGTCCACCGCCTCGATCGCAAGCCCAATACGCTGTCTGGCGGCGAGCAGCAGCGGGTGGCGCTGGGACGTTCGCTGATCCGCCGCCCGCGCATCCTGCTGCTCGACGAGCCGCTCACCAATCTCGACGCCAAGCTTCGCCACGAGATGCGAGCCGAGCTCAAGCGTCTGCATCGGCAGTTCGGGATGACCATCGTCTACGCGACGCCCGACGAGCTCGAAGCGCTGTCGATGGGCGACGAGATCGCGGTTATGCGGGACGGGACCATCGTGCAGCGCGGCACCGCGGACGAGCTTTATGACAGTCCGGCCGATCTCTATGTGGCTTCCAAGATTGGCTCTCCGTCGATCAACGTCATCGAGGCGCGTGTGGGAGCGGGCTCTGAAAGCCTCGAGACGCCTCTCGGCACGATCGGGTTTGGCCGGCCCCGCGCCAGCATGAGCGCGGGCGAACGCGCGCTCATGGGCATCAGGCCGAGCGATCTGCGTGCATCGGCCCCAGGCGAGAACGGCGTCGCAAGTCGCGTGCATCTCCTCGAACCGCTCGGCGATGTGACGGTCGTTTCGCTCGAGAGCGGGAACCAGATTTTGCGCCTGGTGCTGCCGGAGCAGCAGGCCGCCAGTCTCCGCCTCGGCGATCCCTTCGCGGTCGCGATCGACCCGGCAAAAATCCACGTCTTCCGCGCGCAGGACGGCACCGCCATGGGGTGA
- a CDS encoding Predicted dehydrogenase has protein sequence MSKKKPLNVAVVGCGFMGRTHSNAFGKVSNFFELKHRPILKAVCARNPESVRAFADQWGYESVETDWRKLIARSDIDLIDIAAPNDTHAEIAIAAAQAGKMVMCEKPLGRNGEEAARMVAAVAAAKVPNMVWYNYRRVPAVMLAKQLIDEGRLGKIFHYRAKFLQDWTISKDLPQGGAGLWRLDAAVAGSGVTGDLLAHCIDTALWFNGPIDEVSAMTETFVKERMHNLTGKVEKVGIDDASAFLARFANGSLATFEATRYARGHKALYTLEINGENASIIWDLHDLHRLQYFDHGDEGRLRGWRSVHITDGDHPYMKHWWVPGLQIGYEHSFIHQVADFLESLDSGTSPAPTFRDALATDYVTDAVLQSAQSRRWEKVRRD, from the coding sequence ATGAGCAAGAAGAAGCCACTCAATGTCGCCGTCGTGGGTTGCGGCTTCATGGGCCGCACCCATTCCAACGCCTTCGGCAAGGTCTCGAACTTCTTCGAACTGAAGCACAGGCCGATCTTGAAGGCGGTCTGCGCGCGCAACCCGGAAAGCGTGCGCGCCTTCGCCGATCAATGGGGTTACGAATCCGTCGAAACCGACTGGCGCAAGCTCATCGCGCGTAGCGACATCGATCTGATCGACATCGCCGCGCCGAACGACACGCATGCGGAGATCGCGATCGCCGCCGCGCAAGCCGGCAAGATGGTCATGTGTGAGAAGCCGCTGGGGCGCAACGGCGAGGAGGCCGCGCGCATGGTCGCCGCCGTCGCGGCGGCGAAAGTGCCGAACATGGTCTGGTACAATTATCGGCGCGTTCCGGCAGTGATGCTGGCCAAGCAACTCATCGACGAGGGCCGCCTCGGCAAGATCTTTCATTATCGCGCCAAGTTCCTGCAGGACTGGACCATCTCGAAGGACCTTCCGCAAGGGGGAGCGGGTCTTTGGCGGCTCGACGCCGCCGTCGCCGGTAGCGGCGTCACGGGGGATCTTTTGGCCCATTGCATCGATACGGCGCTATGGTTCAACGGCCCCATCGACGAGGTCTCCGCCATGACTGAGACCTTCGTCAAGGAACGCATGCACAACCTTACGGGCAAGGTCGAAAAGGTGGGCATCGATGACGCGAGCGCCTTTCTGGCGCGCTTCGCCAACGGTTCGCTCGCGACCTTTGAGGCCACCCGCTATGCGCGCGGGCACAAGGCGCTCTACACGTTGGAGATCAATGGCGAGAACGCCTCGATCATCTGGGACCTTCACGATCTCCACCGTCTGCAATATTTCGATCACGGCGATGAGGGCCGCCTGCGCGGCTGGCGATCGGTGCACATCACCGACGGCGACCACCCCTATATGAAGCACTGGTGGGTCCCGGGGCTGCAGATTGGCTACGAGCACAGTTTCATCCATCAGGTCGCGGATTTCCTCGAAAGTCTGGACAGCGGGACCTCGCCGGCGCCGACCTTCCGGGATGCTCTGGCAACCGACTACGTCACTGACGCCGTCCTGCAATCCGCTCAATCGAGGCGCTGGGAGAAGGTTCGAAGGGATTAG
- a CDS encoding Xylose isomerase-like TIM barrel, which translates to MSTKNSLPKLHNAMWPGLVGKGPDSEPPISLDTMLDLTAKAEVGGVKFDGVDLFLADPHTSIDASDDDIVGLADMIRDKGLEIGSLVAPVWPPVGGGSAMGSAEERSQFGTMVRKACRIGKKLRDLGIRPSGVVRIDSAASVHDWAQDPAGNTKRIAETFGEACDIAEEFGERLAAEGEICWGGMHSWKWMLRLLETVGRPKTLGFQADMAHTLLYTLGANADEDRILPADFKWEDRQALNEALAKLTHALRPWTIDMHVAQNDATVKGMGSHDKTGRHCLVTDPNGKLDVVHDAGFWMRDDDGKPTKAFRHICWDGCMFSNDIMMQQETWNGILATMIKVRDAHGWNPEQAAGQSR; encoded by the coding sequence ATGTCGACCAAGAACAGCCTTCCGAAGCTTCACAACGCAATGTGGCCCGGGCTCGTCGGCAAAGGACCGGACTCTGAGCCCCCGATCAGCCTCGATACGATGCTCGACCTCACCGCCAAGGCCGAGGTCGGCGGCGTCAAGTTCGACGGCGTCGACCTCTTCCTCGCCGATCCGCATACGAGCATCGATGCCTCCGACGACGATATCGTCGGCCTCGCCGATATGATCCGCGACAAGGGCCTCGAAATCGGCTCGCTCGTGGCACCGGTATGGCCGCCGGTCGGCGGCGGCTCGGCCATGGGCAGCGCCGAAGAGCGCTCGCAATTCGGCACCATGGTCCGCAAAGCCTGCCGCATCGGCAAGAAGTTGCGTGACCTCGGCATCCGGCCTTCCGGCGTGGTTCGCATCGATTCGGCGGCCAGCGTGCACGATTGGGCGCAAGACCCCGCAGGCAACACGAAACGCATCGCCGAGACCTTCGGCGAGGCATGCGACATCGCCGAGGAGTTCGGGGAGCGGCTGGCGGCCGAGGGTGAGATCTGCTGGGGCGGCATGCATAGCTGGAAGTGGATGCTGCGCCTGCTCGAGACCGTCGGGCGGCCGAAGACGCTCGGCTTCCAGGCCGACATGGCGCATACCCTGCTCTACACGCTGGGCGCCAACGCCGACGAGGATCGCATCCTGCCAGCCGACTTCAAATGGGAGGATCGGCAGGCCCTGAACGAGGCGCTCGCCAAGCTGACCCATGCGTTGCGGCCTTGGACGATCGACATGCACGTGGCGCAGAACGATGCGACCGTGAAAGGCATGGGTTCGCACGACAAGACAGGCCGCCACTGCCTGGTCACCGATCCGAACGGCAAACTCGACGTGGTGCATGACGCCGGCTTCTGGATGCGGGATGACGACGGCAAGCCGACCAAGGCGTTCCGCCACATCTGCTGGGACGGTTGCATGTTTTCCAACGACATCATGATGCAGCAGGAGACCTGGAACGGCATACTCGCCACCATGATCAAGGTGCGCGACGCGCATGGCTGGAACCCGGAGCAAGCAGCGGGTCAATCGCGATGA
- a CDS encoding Predicted dehydrogenase gives MSIEGGKTISSGKRIRLGMVGGGEGAFIGAVHRMAARLDDHYELVAGALSSSSAKARRSGKALGLATDRIYPDFASMAKAEAARPDGIEAVSIVTPNHVHAPAARAFLEAGIHIICDKPLTTTLKEARSLAAAAKKSGRIFALTHNYTGYPMVRQARDMVQKGQLGRIRIVQVEYVQDWLTERLEATGQKQAEWRTDPARSGAGGCIGDIGTHAYNLADFITGLPLAELSAELTTFVAGRALDDNVQIMLRYANGARGSLWASQVAPGNENDLMIRVFGEKGGLSWRQVNPNYLSCSLYGQPPQIIGRNAAGAGPAAARVSRIPSGHPEGYLEGFATIYSEVAKAIFADRLGKKPPSEVLFPSVEDGVKGMAFIEAAVASSRKGARWVKL, from the coding sequence ATGAGCATTGAAGGCGGTAAGACCATTTCGTCGGGCAAGCGCATCAGGCTCGGCATGGTGGGGGGAGGCGAGGGCGCTTTCATCGGCGCGGTGCATCGCATGGCGGCCCGGCTCGATGACCATTACGAGCTCGTCGCCGGCGCCTTGTCCTCGTCGTCCGCGAAGGCCAGGCGCTCGGGAAAGGCACTGGGCCTTGCGACCGACCGCATCTATCCCGACTTCGCCAGCATGGCGAAAGCCGAGGCTGCGCGCCCGGACGGCATCGAGGCCGTCTCCATCGTCACGCCCAACCATGTGCATGCGCCGGCCGCCCGCGCCTTCCTCGAAGCGGGCATCCACATCATCTGCGACAAGCCGCTGACGACAACGCTGAAGGAGGCCAGGAGCCTGGCGGCAGCCGCGAAGAAGTCGGGCCGTATCTTCGCGCTCACCCACAACTACACCGGCTACCCGATGGTGCGTCAGGCGCGCGATATGGTGCAGAAGGGGCAGCTCGGCCGGATCCGCATCGTGCAGGTCGAATATGTCCAGGACTGGCTGACTGAACGCCTAGAAGCGACCGGCCAGAAGCAGGCCGAATGGCGCACCGATCCGGCCCGCTCGGGCGCGGGCGGCTGCATTGGCGATATCGGCACCCATGCCTATAACCTCGCCGATTTCATCACCGGCCTGCCGCTCGCGGAATTGTCGGCCGAGCTCACGACCTTCGTTGCGGGCCGCGCCCTCGACGACAACGTCCAGATCATGCTGCGCTACGCCAATGGCGCGCGCGGCTCTCTCTGGGCGAGCCAGGTGGCGCCGGGCAATGAGAACGACCTGATGATCCGTGTCTTTGGTGAGAAAGGCGGATTGTCCTGGCGCCAGGTCAATCCGAATTACCTGAGCTGTTCTCTCTACGGCCAGCCGCCGCAGATCATCGGTCGCAACGCCGCGGGTGCGGGGCCCGCCGCCGCGCGCGTGTCGCGCATCCCGTCCGGCCACCCGGAAGGCTATCTCGAAGGCTTCGCCACCATCTATTCGGAGGTCGCGAAGGCCATCTTCGCCGATCGTCTCGGCAAGAAGCCGCCTTCCGAGGTGCTTTTCCCGAGCGTCGAGGACGGCGTGAAGGGGATGGCTTTCATCGAGGCCGCGGTCGCCTCCTCGCGCAAAGGGGCCCGCTGGGTGAAGCTGTGA
- a CDS encoding Sugar phosphate isomerase/epimerase: protein MSATVKGPAIFLAQFASDTAPFNSWETICKWAASLGYKGVQIPTWDGRLFDLAKAASSMAYCDEVAGVAKAHGLAITELSTHLQGQLVAVHPAFDEAFDAFAPAAVHGKPKDRQAWAVAQLKAAAAASKNLGLAAHVSFPGALAWPFLYPWPQRPPGLIDTAFGELAKRWKPILDAFDEVGCDVGYEIHPGEDIFDGATFEMFLDKLNNHPRCAINYDPSHFVLQQLDYLAFIDIYHERIKAFHVKDAEFNPDGRQGVYSGYQPWIDRAGRFRSLGDGQVDFAAVFSKMAQYGYDSWAVLEWECCLKHPEDGAREGAPFIADHIIRVTEKAFDDFAGGSTDQGKIKRMLGL from the coding sequence ATGAGCGCAACTGTCAAAGGACCAGCGATCTTTCTTGCCCAGTTCGCGAGCGATACGGCTCCCTTCAATTCCTGGGAGACGATCTGCAAATGGGCCGCGAGCCTCGGCTATAAGGGTGTGCAGATCCCGACCTGGGACGGGCGCCTGTTCGACCTTGCCAAGGCGGCGAGCTCGATGGCGTATTGCGACGAGGTCGCGGGCGTCGCCAAGGCGCATGGGCTCGCGATAACGGAGCTCTCAACGCATCTGCAAGGTCAGCTCGTCGCCGTGCATCCTGCCTTCGACGAGGCCTTCGACGCCTTCGCCCCGGCTGCGGTCCACGGCAAGCCGAAAGATCGCCAGGCCTGGGCGGTCGCTCAGCTCAAGGCCGCCGCGGCGGCGTCCAAGAACCTCGGGCTTGCCGCCCATGTGAGCTTCCCCGGCGCGCTAGCCTGGCCGTTCCTCTACCCTTGGCCGCAGCGTCCCCCCGGTCTGATCGACACGGCCTTCGGCGAACTCGCCAAGCGCTGGAAGCCGATCCTCGACGCCTTCGACGAGGTGGGCTGCGATGTCGGCTACGAGATCCATCCCGGCGAAGACATCTTCGATGGCGCGACCTTCGAGATGTTCCTCGACAAGCTGAACAATCATCCGCGCTGCGCGATCAATTACGATCCCTCCCATTTCGTGCTGCAGCAGCTCGATTATCTCGCTTTCATCGATATCTATCACGAGCGCATCAAAGCCTTCCACGTGAAGGACGCCGAGTTCAATCCGGACGGCCGCCAGGGCGTATATTCCGGCTACCAGCCCTGGATCGATCGCGCCGGGCGCTTCCGCTCGCTCGGCGACGGCCAGGTCGATTTCGCCGCGGTGTTTTCGAAGATGGCGCAATACGGCTATGATTCATGGGCCGTGCTCGAATGGGAATGCTGCCTCAAGCACCCTGAGGACGGCGCGCGCGAAGGCGCTCCCTTCATCGCCGACCACATCATCCGCGTGACCGAGAAAGCCTTCGACGATTTCGCGGGTGGGAGCACAGATCAGGGCAAGATCAAGCGCATGCTGGGATTGTGA